The genomic interval TCGATAACATAATAATAGGTATAGGCATATTGATTATAGCTATCCCGCTTGCTGCGCTCGGTGCTGTTGGCGGAATGGGACACGGAGAAAGGGCTGCTGCTAAGCTTGGAGTTATATTCGGCCTTATAGGTTTTCTTATAGGCTGGGTTCTGAGTGTTCTTTATTTTATCCTCATATGGAGCAAGACTGGAAGCTCCCTCGGCATGAAAATTTGTGGCATAAGACTTGTAAATAAGGATGGCGGAAACCCGACAGGCACCGAAGCATTTCTCAGATGGCTGACAGGCTATTTTCTTCCAGGAATAATCCCCTATCTGAGTATAGTTGCCTTTATTGCGCTTGGCATTATGATAGGCACAAACGAGAGGAAGCAGGGCTGGCACGATAAGGCTGCAAAGACCTTTGCTATAAGGGTTTGACTATAATCAAAATCTATAAACAGCCTTTACCCATTAGAATGCCAGTAGATAGAGGATAGGTTATTGGACAACAGAAAAATTATCATCCTCGTATCTGTTTTTGCTGTAATTGTCATTACCTTCCACTTCTTTTCAAAGAGACAGCCTGCCGGCGAAGAAGCTGGCAGAATGTTCGATTTTTTCCAGAAACCGCTTCAATGGCAGGGCAGATATGCTCCTGACTTTGAAATAGACCTGCTTAATGGTGAGAAATTCAGCCTCTCTGAGAATATCGGCAAAAAGATAATTATCCTGAATTTCTTTGCGACATGGTGCGGCCCGTGTAAAGCTGAGATGCCAGAGCTTAATAGATTTTATGAAAAACATAAAGGAGAGCCATTTGTGCTTATAGGAATCGATGCTGATGAGGGCGAAGAAAAAGTAAAAAGCTTTATAAAGGAATATAAGATAGAATTTCCTGTTGGGATCGATAAGCACAAAAAAATTCAAAAGAAATATTCTGTGACAGGTTATCCCACAACTGTTTTCATAGGTGCTGACGGGACTGTTCGGATATATGAGGTTGGCCCGATTATGAATGCAGATATTGCATTTGACAGTGAATATAAAACCAGCATGGAAACTATAAAGGC from Nitrospirota bacterium carries:
- a CDS encoding RDD family protein produces the protein MPKWESKEEYEKWKQERLKQTKEAPQQSPPQHAGPAQYESPPQQSTGTYSTKPEVGDSTLRESYSYAGAWIRFVALIIDNIIIGIGILIIAIPLAALGAVGGMGHGERAAAKLGVIFGLIGFLIGWVLSVLYFILIWSKTGSSLGMKICGIRLVNKDGGNPTGTEAFLRWLTGYFLPGIIPYLSIVAFIALGIMIGTNERKQGWHDKAAKTFAIRV
- a CDS encoding redoxin domain-containing protein gives rise to the protein MDNRKIIILVSVFAVIVITFHFFSKRQPAGEEAGRMFDFFQKPLQWQGRYAPDFEIDLLNGEKFSLSENIGKKIIILNFFATWCGPCKAEMPELNRFYEKHKGEPFVLIGIDADEGEEKVKSFIKEYKIEFPVGIDKHKKIQKKYSVTGYPTTVFIGADGTVRIYEVGPIMNADIAFDSEYKTSMETIKAGNGIEKEAYLKNLKEQKDLKSADESEKDEYKLTGRAKEISEKMYCPCGCSDMVADCTCKTAKNIKKKLKTEDLSGKTDEEIIKELNKEFCVKGGKDSHDKS